In Festucalex cinctus isolate MCC-2025b chromosome 17, RoL_Fcin_1.0, whole genome shotgun sequence, the genomic stretch ACGGGGGTCTATAAGGTCGCTGAGCTGTATCTTGGGGtccacaaaataatttgcagtAAATCGTGTTATTTTAAGAAGTGCAGTGgccaataaaatatatacaacTAAACTGATTTTAGAGCTTAATTAGCAAATTAAAAGTGCTGATGACTGACGCAAtttttgacattaaaaaaaaataaaaagttttcccacccagacaaaatattacaagtacaaagttgtattttttttttttaaggtcacaTTTCATATATTATAACTATCTAAAAAACATGACTAATTAATTTTCATAACACTACTTTTTATCCTAAAGAAATACTTTagaaaaaatgattaaatacaGCTTTTTGTACTTCATTTtctttaagaagaaaaaaaaaacgtttcctgACAATTTAGATAAAATCACtttaaatttttaataaaaattgatTTCAGTATAGGACAACATTTACAAGAATAATCTTTTATTGAAGGATAAAgtgatgtaataataataatttaaaaaaaactcatccTGGACCCAAAAAGTTATGTAGTTTTACTAATGTTCGTGATGTAAATCTTTCATATTTTTATGCAGACTGATTTACCTCTGtgttttaagtatttttaaCTTAGTCCACTATCAAATGGAAAAGTAAATACTTATTGTATTTCACATAAGGTATTTGATTATGAAGTACATGCAATGTCACAAAACaagaataaaaaattgaaaatattaaaataaagatTTATTATGAATCAGGCAATGCAATGCCTTGACAAACAAGCATAAATGGTCCTAACTAGAAACTCTTTTTGTCTCACATGATTCATAACTTGAAAATATCTAAGTTGAAACGTGGAACTTCCTTTTCATTATGAATGGtgaagcatttattttttttacacgagCAGTCTCTCAATAGCCATTTGGGCCGTCTGGATCTGGGGTTTGAGCTGGGAGCCTTCCTTTATGGTGACTGAGGTCGCGATGACGGGTCGCGACACCCCACAGGCGCGGCCCAGGGCCTGTTTGGAACGGACAAACACATACGGGACGTTCTTGTCCTCGCAGAGCAACGGAAGGTGGAGGATGATCTCCAGTGGTTCAGCATCAGCAGCCATGACGATGAATTCAGCTATTCCTCTGTTCAGGGTCTTTGTAGCTGTGGGGAGAAACAGTGGTTATAATATTAGTATTCAACGTTAGCAACCCAGTGATTTCCAAACTTGGttgagtgcattttttttttttttactttttattttaagtattCACTGAGACTGTGTAAAGTCACTGTCAAGGAGATAAATGTGAACTATATTAACCTAAAATCATTCCAGGACC encodes the following:
- the LOC144005599 gene encoding NHP2-like protein 1; this encodes MSEAPVNPKAYPLADATLTKTILDLVQQASNYKQLRKGANEATKTLNRGIAEFIVMAADAEPLEIILHLPLLCEDKNVPYVFVRSKQALGRACGVSRPVIATSVTIKEGSQLKPQIQTAQMAIERLLV